The genome window AACTGTGAATTTGAAGCATTTCAAGAGAGAGCAGAGTAACAAAGTATGAAGtatgaaaaaaagcaacaaaacctTTAGTGAAGTTATATGATAATTATCAGGCTCATCATCGGAGGAAGCTGACGTGGTCATTTTGGAGTTTGGCCGATGACATCATACTCTGGAGACAGGTCTCTACGCTCCAGTGACATGTAGGTTCTGTCCTCTTCTTCTGGCTTCACACTCTTCCTCGCTTTGCTTTAAGGtaacaagaaaaagaaacatgcgTATACTCGTTAATTTCTGTCTTCTATAGAACATCCTTCTCCTAATCAGCAGAGCTTTCAACAAAATCTATATAATCTTTTGTAACATCATACCGAAGGAACACCATGTAGATTGTCGACAAGACGTTCACACAGAGagatacaacaacaacagccaagAGAAGAAGTCCACTGTACGGCCCAAGATACTGTTCATGACCTGTCAGAAGAAATCAGATCACTGTTGAGGGTTACTTTTATTCAACAGTGGTTCAGTCATCCTGTATGCATAGCCTGAGATACATTTTACCAATTATAGCAAGGCAGAAGAAACTAGTATTTAGAGTATGTCTCATTCtagattttaaataaacatCAAGAAAATACTACAGTGTTTATATGTGAAGTCATAAGCTGAGTAAATAAATGAGTACAATGGAAATACAAGAAATCATAATAGTTTCCAATTAATCAACAGAACTTGTATTGAGTACAAAGACAAACCATGAGGCTCGAGACTGTAGACAAAAAATCTCTGAGTAGTTGATCCCAGGGAGTTGGAGCTGTTGCAGAGCAAAGTGGAAAGATCCCTCTGTTATGGTTGACTCACAGTGATGATGCTGCTCAGACCTGAGACGTTTAGAGGCTCACTGCTGATGGCAAACCTGTCAGAGTGATTGACAGGTAACCCATCCAAATACCACTgtagagcaggaggaggattcCCCACAGTCTCACAGGAACAGTTGAGCTGGTCTGCAGTTTGAATGCAGTCATATGAGGACAGGATCTGTGGAGCAACTGTGATgaacacagagaagacagacatgaGTCAGCTAAAGTCATGTTTGATcaagtttgcaaaaaaaaaaaaaagttttgagatGTACGGATACAACAAGGTAATTGTTGTAACGTTGCGAGTGAAGAAAACTATTTGATACACATTGGGGGCTTTATTATGCTCATTCAGTGATCTgtgtaaatgtacatttgtaaataaataaatagtttgcAGCCATGTTAACCAAACGTTATGTTACTTTTACCAATGGGTCAAATTGTAACATGTTTATAGTTTATAGGCTCAAAGGTTTGAGATCACTGGTCAagttactttgtttttttccattacaaATGATGATATCAGCTTTACAATTTGAGTAAAGGGAGCAAGATTGATCTCTTTGGGTCCCTCGATCGTGCCTTGGATACAACCGATCGAGTTTCTGTAAAGTGTTTCTGCCCCTTTAGAAATCTTGAGTCTGTTCATGATTTGATGCTGAAAAAGCCCCTCTGTGTTTGGAACAACAATTTTACTTCTGACTGTTTCACTTACTTTCTAAATCTTCGAACTTTCTGATTATTTACAGGTACATTGTTTCAATGTGGTTTTGTTATATATTGACGTTGATCAAAATTTGGCTAtgtcattaatttctttttttctttttttaggtgctgtacaAGTGACTAATGTgaacatacatatataacatGGCACAAGATGAGACAAAGGAACTGATatcaaagaaacagaaacaaacaaaaatagattataataataatacgaaaaaaaaaattaatgtaaTATCATTAATGTTTATCACTTAGAAACTGATCAAAGCATCGACAGGGAATTAGTTAAAGTTTGTGACCAGGAGTTGATGGACAAAGGGAGAAAGATCCAGGTGGCAGTTCACATCAGACACCAAAGACCACTTGTGATACTCACAGTGAACATCTATTTGACTACTGTTGGACCGTCTAGATCAATAGCATTTTCTGCCTCGCAGAAAAAAGGACCGCTGTCTCTGGaagctttaatgtttaaaacatgtccAGTCCCCATGACAGTCTCCTGACTTCTGTCAGCTCTGTACCAGGTGTAGTTCTTTACTGCTGGGTTGGCAGTACTACTGCATGTCAGAGTAACTCTGCTGTTCTCTGGTACTGGACCAGAGGGACGGACTGACACTGTGGTGTTTTTTGGTGgatctgaaaaatgtcaaattatttgtattatttataggTGTAATGTTATCACAtatttgtgataaaaaaaaaaaaaaaaaagattatgcCCCATTTTCTTTTGCTGAAGTCTGATTGCTGACcccatgttgtttttgtctttgttttgtagaTTTGTTTCGACTTGAACTGATCATCATGAAGTAAATGTTAATTGCAGTTATTCTTTGAGAAAATTACTTAAGCAATATTACTCGAGAGGGTTCAGGACCGAGGTGCCGAGgtccgcaagcagcactgaagtgctcaaatgacgttaaagcacacagCATCCTGCTGGGCGATAGTAGCCTTCTGCAGGTGAAATTgtcctcctcatctctgctgtcactcacagtgacgtacatttgtttctccatcgccctgattatttgcgggacactctctcttcgcgtgcccgtttgctgataattaatacccgcatgtttatctcaggctcctcggtagccttcttcctccctccagcaggcagcctggccctgttgctgtcctcctcggacagctccgttttattttatcgtcagtctctcactctcttggggtcgacagagaaacgtctagcggctgcttcccccgacttttcctctgcatattttacggcagaaagtttgaatttcaagccgtactttttatttttttttgctctagctctgacagttactatgttgccatggagatggatacactattgccacagacttagcggagtaatattttgagtaatgagtcaggcgtgctgtcatgctgatttgagcacggtctaaatgtctttttgaccaatcagattgattggtcggaactacttgttgtataattttGATTAATCACTTGACAATTTGTTGACAATTATTTTCTTCTATATTatgtctttttctgttgatGGATTACAAAAGATGCTTGGGTTTAATCAGCCACTGATTGTTGCCATCAGTCACAAAGGACTTGCTGGTAGGACCTAATGAACCTATTAAAAACCTGTTGAACCAAGAGGGAACTGTAAATCCAAATTGaagtcagcaggaggagagctggttagctgttagctgttagcagccagTGAGCAGTAgagtcctgctgtgtttggttcAGAGAGCCAACAGCTAACGGAgataacagagctaacagctaacagagctaacagctaacggaGCTAATAGCTAACAGAGCCAACAGCTAAcggagctaacagctaacagagccAACAGCTAACGGAGCTAATAGCTAACAGAGCCAACAGCTAACGGagctagcagctaacagcaGAATGAAAGACTTAAGTCGAGCTGAAAGTTTCTATTTAAAGAACATCAAGTGTTAAACAGTGAAGTGCAGTTTAgtgacaacacaacatgtttacagtaaCAGTATTTCAGCTGAGTACAGTTGGAGGTAGAAGTACTTTGAGTTTAGAGTTACAGATACTTAACATCATTTTACCAAACTGTGTTTAGACATGTAACCAGATACCAGCAGTGACCAGGTGGTGGAGTCGTGGCTTCATGGTACAAAGACTGAAACAActcagactgacacacagaaTGTTTGCCTAAAACTTTGTTACAAAATTCTTTTacctgtttattttttgttaattctgttttcacatttcacagatAAGTTTCTATTTTGCGTTCAATAATTcataaacttgttttttttatcaaggaaaataaaaatacatattttctaaccattttagtgtttttttcctcatgcTTCTTAAAACTGACAACTAGAGGTGACAATAAAGGTAAAGAAGCATCTTCTTGATTTGATGATCAGCATCGGCCAATACTGCTTTCATCAATTAATGATTGATGATCAGCCACAAAAGTCATGATGGGGGCACCCTCATCGACGAAGGTAATAATGGACTGTTTAATTAACTGTCTATAACCTCATTCAAActaagtgaaaataaataaataaaaactgacaagAGATCAaatataatgtgtaaaattatgATGAATTTCAGCAGAAGACAAATTAACTCACATGAAATATCAGCTGTCAAACTTGTGCTATTTGATTGAGAGCTGCCATCTTGTTTCTTGTAGACTGCAGTACAGGAGATTTCCTTTCCATGATGAAGGCGAGAAGCAGTGAAGGTCAGAACAGAGGTCTGGACTTTAGTTCTGTCCTGAttctcctgcagtgactcctGAATGTGACCCAGGCTGGAGCTCcatgtcagagctggaggatgagacagacagggagctgGAGCAGAGCACTTCAAACTCACTGAggttccctcctccaccttcaatGTGGACGGAGTCAGAGTCGGTGAGGGTGGAACATCTGGTGGGAAAGTACATTTggatcaatcaataaataaacagtcaTCATCActttacatctttattttatttgtagaATGCAGTAAATGCAACACAAGGTCACAGCAGTTCTAGAAAGGATCTTATGACTGAAGTGTTGGTAGATGGACTGTAAAACCTACCTGTGACTGCAATGTGCAACTTCTGGTCAACAAAACTATGTCTGAAGTTATTACATTCCACTCTTAAGAAATATTCTTTGCTGTGCTCAGGTCTCATGTTGTTCAGGGTTGTGCTGCAGTCTTTTCTTGTTAAGTCTCCTTTCAGTTCTCCTTGTATTGTATTTGATTGTGAATTActgctgtcaaacacaacagtctgtAGATCAGATTTCCACAGTGCTCTACATGTTTCATCAATGTTTGAGTTAAATCCGGTCTCTACATGAAAGGAGCAGGGGATGGTCACACAGGATCCACTCAGAACCTCTATAGTCTTCGGTATTATGGTCTTGAACTGTCCACACAGGgcagctgaaacacaagacacaaatcttTGAATATGTTCAAGTGAATCCTGCTTTACAGTAATAGAAGGACATTTTACCATTTGGTTGCTTTGATAAAATCTCAGCACTGTACCTTTAATCGtgaaataatccaaaatcaatattttttattttcacattatttttatttatgtttggataaaaatacaaatgttctCATAGAAATGCAGCAGAAGACTTTTTTAGTTCACTCCATCCTTTATTTGCATTGTATTACAGATCATGTACTCTGGGCTGAATGTCTGATTAACGTGACATATTAATAGTTTTTATAATCGTCAATCCAAATGTGAATGAACTTCAACTCACTTTGCAGCAGACAGCCAATGAGAAGGAcagtcagagctgcagccatCTCTGTGTGTCAGGAGAGGCAGAAACTCTGGAGAACACACATGAAACAATTCACATCTTCAGTACATTTCATCTTTCATCAACTCAGATTTTTA of Sparus aurata chromosome 17, fSpaAur1.1, whole genome shotgun sequence contains these proteins:
- the LOC115566911 gene encoding sialic acid-binding Ig-like lectin 14; this encodes MAAALTVLLIGCLLQTALCGQFKTIIPKTIEVLSGSCVTIPCSFHVETGFNSNIDETCRALWKSDLQTVVFDSSNSQSNTIQGELKGDLTRKDCSTTLNNMRPEHSKEYFLRVECNNFRHSFVDQKLHIAVTDVPPSPTLTPSTLKVEEGTSVSLKCSAPAPCLSHPPALTWSSSLGHIQESLQENQDRTKVQTSVLTFTASRLHHGKEISCTAVYKKQDGSSQSNSTSLTADISFAPQILSSYDCIQTADQLNCSCETVGNPPPALQWYLDGLPVNHSDRFAISSEPLNVSGLSSIITVSQP